One Mycolicibacterium fortuitum subsp. fortuitum genomic window carries:
- a CDS encoding aldolase codes for MTTTLGDSKQVLMQRALEGLSTHIEESTLTTRQKLALTCRALFDAGHDSGLAGQITARAGKPGTYYTQRLGLGFDEISEDNLLLVDEDLNVLEGEGMANPANRFHTWIYRARPDVQCIVHTHPFHVAALSMLEVPLKVSQMDIAPLYDDCAFLADWPGVPVGNEEGEIISAALGDKKAILLAHHGHVIAGASIEESCSLAMLIERGAKLQLAAMAAGTIADLPPRLAREAHDWTLRPKRSQANFAYYARRALRNHPDALSS; via the coding sequence ATGACGACCACGCTTGGTGATTCGAAACAAGTTCTGATGCAGCGTGCTCTCGAGGGGTTGTCGACCCACATCGAGGAGTCCACCCTGACGACGCGGCAGAAGCTGGCACTGACATGCCGAGCACTCTTCGATGCCGGCCATGACTCCGGCCTGGCCGGTCAGATCACCGCCCGGGCCGGAAAACCCGGTACCTACTACACCCAACGGTTGGGACTGGGGTTCGACGAGATCTCCGAAGACAACCTGCTGCTGGTCGACGAAGACCTCAACGTCCTGGAGGGCGAGGGCATGGCCAACCCCGCCAATCGATTCCATACCTGGATCTACCGCGCCCGGCCCGATGTGCAGTGCATCGTGCACACGCACCCCTTCCATGTCGCGGCGCTGTCCATGCTGGAAGTCCCGCTGAAGGTGTCCCAGATGGATATCGCGCCCCTCTACGACGACTGTGCGTTCCTGGCCGATTGGCCCGGGGTTCCCGTCGGCAACGAAGAAGGCGAGATCATCAGCGCCGCGCTGGGAGACAAGAAGGCAATCCTGTTGGCCCACCACGGCCATGTGATCGCCGGAGCCAGCATCGAGGAATCGTGCTCGCTGGCGATGCTGATCGAACGCGGAGCCAAGCTGCAGCTGGCCGCGATGGCGGCGGGCACGATCGCCGATCTGCCGCCGAGGCTGGCGCGTGAAGCCCACGACTGGACGTTGCGGCCCAAGCGCAGCCAGGCCAATTTCGCCTATTACGCCCGGCGCGCGCTGCGCAATCATCCCGACGCGCTTAGCAGTTGA
- a CDS encoding dihydrodipicolinate synthase family protein — protein MPANAEIHGILAYPVTPFTDDHQIDTGKLAALVERLVAGGAHGIVPLGSTGESAYLTEAEFDTVIDTTIGVVDRRVPVIIGASDLTTANTIRRAQYAERAGADAVMVLPISYWKLSEREIAQHYAAIGAAIGIPIMVYNNPATSGIDMRPELLVQMFNDIDNVTMVKESTGDITRMQRLAELSEGELPFYNGSNPMILKAFQAGAKGWCTAAPNLLPQPCLDLYAAARAGDWTKAEAIYTELKPFLEFIVAGGLPTTIKGGLELLGQGVGVPRLPLLPLDGDGREELRRLLAVS, from the coding sequence ATGCCTGCCAACGCTGAGATCCACGGAATTCTCGCCTATCCGGTGACCCCCTTCACCGACGACCATCAGATCGACACCGGCAAGCTCGCCGCCCTGGTCGAGCGCCTGGTCGCCGGCGGAGCGCACGGTATCGTCCCGCTCGGCAGCACGGGAGAGTCGGCGTACCTCACCGAAGCCGAGTTCGACACCGTCATCGACACCACGATCGGGGTGGTCGACCGGCGGGTGCCCGTCATCATCGGTGCCTCAGATCTGACCACTGCCAACACCATTCGGCGGGCGCAATACGCCGAGCGGGCCGGTGCCGATGCGGTCATGGTGCTGCCGATCTCGTACTGGAAACTGTCCGAACGAGAGATCGCGCAGCACTATGCGGCGATCGGCGCTGCGATCGGCATCCCGATCATGGTCTACAACAACCCGGCGACCAGCGGTATAGACATGCGGCCGGAGCTGTTGGTGCAGATGTTCAACGACATCGACAACGTCACCATGGTCAAGGAGTCCACGGGCGACATCACCCGCATGCAGCGCCTGGCCGAGCTCAGTGAAGGTGAGCTGCCGTTCTACAACGGCAGTAACCCCATGATTCTCAAGGCATTCCAGGCAGGGGCCAAGGGCTGGTGCACCGCGGCGCCGAACCTGCTGCCGCAGCCGTGCCTCGACCTCTACGCCGCGGCGCGGGCGGGGGACTGGACGAAGGCGGAAGCCATCTACACCGAACTCAAGCCCTTCCTGGAGTTCATCGTTGCCGGTGGCCTGCCGACCACCATCAAGGGTGGGCTGGAATTGCTGGGCCAGGGGGTCGGCGTGCCACGCCTGCCGCTGCTTCCGCTCGACGGTGACGGTCGCGAGGAGTTGCGCCGGCTCCTCGCCGTGTCTTGA
- a CDS encoding RrF2 family transcriptional regulator: MKLPVATEWALHCATSLAQLEVGTTASAADLAEYFGLPAAYLAKQLQALTRAGVLAATTGPRGGFRLGRAPADITLLQIVEAVDGTSAPYECREIRQQGRGALPDSWCRHDCILAVKMADAHQAWRANLDAVTLADILDELPPTAPARTRKLLGRSPSQAH; the protein is encoded by the coding sequence GTGAAACTTCCCGTGGCAACCGAGTGGGCCCTGCACTGCGCGACGTCGCTGGCGCAGCTCGAGGTCGGTACCACCGCATCGGCCGCCGATCTCGCGGAGTATTTCGGCCTGCCCGCGGCCTATCTCGCCAAACAGCTGCAGGCACTCACCCGCGCCGGAGTGCTGGCCGCCACCACCGGTCCACGTGGCGGCTTCCGACTCGGCCGGGCGCCGGCGGACATCACCCTGCTGCAGATCGTCGAAGCCGTCGACGGCACCTCCGCACCGTACGAATGCCGCGAGATCCGACAGCAGGGCCGCGGCGCCCTACCCGACAGTTGGTGCCGTCACGACTGCATCCTGGCCGTGAAGATGGCGGACGCCCACCAAGCCTGGCGAGCCAACCTGGACGCCGTCACCCTCGCCGACATCCTCGACGAGTTGCCCCCCACCGCGCCGGCGCGCACCCGAAAGCTGCTGGGCAGAAGCCCTTCTCAGGCCCATTGA